In one Bombyx mori chromosome 22, ASM3026992v2 genomic region, the following are encoded:
- the LOC101740563 gene encoding uncharacterized protein LOC101740563 — MIAIPHFISPIEILLQIIINKYLSESYCLVVISETPLSVKLPMSFTYLDPKKEHFSVETLLKLSEEGCSDYIIRMEDPRQFMNALEEIRPMSMVRRSDKKLVILPVTDDENSMEPILNLLTMKESSYYAHILLILPTQTERFECLAFNLITHRFVGSDSESKLPIILDRWYSCTNHFENNVYLFPNDLKNLNGKTMKISTFIYKPYVLLDVDTAVAPLGRDGIEIRMIDEFCRWINCTVQIIREDVDLWGEIYENETGIGVIGSVVEGRSDIGIAALYSWYEEWKAMDFSVSVVRSAVICLVPAPRVLESWELPFLPFGKSIWIAVVITFVYASIGLTIAQGCSSNKALLIVFGTIISQSQYIVSDSWRIRSVIGWLLVSSLILVSAYGAGLASTFTVPQYEPSIDTVQDLLNSRMEWGANHEAWTFSLALSSEPVAKKLIKQFKIYSFEELQRRSFLRKMAFSLEELPAGTFAIGEYLSKEAVQDMQLMLEFFYFDHCVAMLHKNSPYTEKLSELIGRLHQSGLLLAWESQVSLKYLDYKIQLEIRLSRARSDVGDLKPLNFNHVEGIFLIFITGTILSTLFFALEIFIGKQARKK, encoded by the exons ATGATAGCCATTCCTCATTTCATTTCTCCAATTGAAATACTGCTACAAATTATAATCAATAAATATCTATCAGAATCTTATTGTTTGGTAGTGATTTCAGAAACACCGCTCAGTGTGAAATTACCAATGAGTTTTACGTATCTAGATCCAAAAAAGGAACATTTTTCAGTGGAAACTCTACTTAAGCTATCGGAAGAAGGTTGTTCTGATTATATCATTCGCATGGAAGATCCACGACAGTTTATGAATGCACTGGAAGAAATCAGACCTATGAGTATGGTGCGTAGAAGTGACAAGAAATTAGTCATATTGCCGGTCACTGATGATGAAAATAGTATGGAACCCATTCTGAATTTACTTACCATGAAAGAAAGCAGTTATTATGCACATATATTACTTATATTACCCACCCAAACGGAGCGTTTTGAATGCCtggcatttaatttaattactcaTAGATTTGTAGGGTCAGATTCAGAGTCCAAATTACCTATTATATTAGATCGTTGGTATTCGTGCACAAACCACTTTGAAAATAATGTCTATTTATTTCctaatgatttaaaaaacttGAATGGTAAAACTATGAAAATAAGCACGTTTATATATAAACCTTACGTATTATTGGATGTGGATACTGCAGTGGCACCGCTCGGAAGAGACGGTATAGAAATAAGAATGATTGACGAATTTTGCAG atggATTAATTGTACTGTTCAAATTATAAGAGAAGATGTGGACTTATGGGGAgaaatttatgaaaatgaaaCAGGCATCGGGGTTATCGGAAGTGTTGTTGAAGGCCGGTCGGATATTGGAATTG CCGCTTTATATTCGTGGTATGAAGAATGGAAAGCCATGGATTTTTCAGTTTCTGTTGTCAGATCGGCTGTAATATGCTTGGTACCAGCTCCAAG aGTTTTGGAAAGTTGGGAGTTACCTTTTCTGCCATTCGGTAAAAGTATATGGATAGCTGTCGTGATTACATTTGTGTATGCCAGCATCGGTTTGACAATCGCTCAGGGATGTTCTTCTAACAAAGCTCTATTAATTGTCTTTGGTACTATAATTTCACAG TCTCAGTATATAGTAAGCGACTCTTGGCGCATTCGTTCTGTTATTGGTTGGCTTTTAGTTTCAAGTTTGATTTTGGTAAGTGCTTACGGAGCTGGACTTGCTTCTACATTTACTGTACCGCAGTATGAGCCATCTATTGACACTGTCCAAGATCTTCTCAACAGCCGCATGGAATGGGGTGCTAATCACGAAGCTTGGACATTTTCTCTAGCTTTATCTTCTGAG CCAGTAGCAAAGAAGTTAATTAAACAGTTTAAAATCTATTCTTTTGAAGAGTTACAGAGAAGAAGTTTCTTAAGGAAAATGGCCTTTAGCTTGGAAGAACTACCAGCAG gtACCTTCGCAATTGGGGAATATTTATCGAAAGAAGCAGTTCAAGACATGCAACTCAtgttagaatttttttattttgatcatTGTGTAGCCATGTTGCATAAGAATTCACCTTACACAGAAAAACTAAGTGAATTAATAGGAAGGCTCCACCAGTCTGGTTTGTTGTTGGCTTGGGAATCTCAG gtCTCTTTGAAGTACTTGGATTACAAAATTCAATTGGAAATAAGACTATCTCGTGCTAGAAGTGACGTTGGTGATTTAAAGCCGCTTAATTTCAATCATGTTGAG ggtatttttttgatatttattaccgGTACAATATTGTCTACCCTTTTTTTCGCACTGGAAATATTCATAGGTAAACAAGCACGCAAGAAATAG